In one Mus pahari chromosome 21, PAHARI_EIJ_v1.1, whole genome shotgun sequence genomic region, the following are encoded:
- the Pigq gene encoding phosphatidylinositol N-acetylglucosaminyltransferase subunit Q isoform X1, producing the protein MVLKVFFPTCCASADSGLLVGRWVPGQSSAVILAVVHFPFIPIQVKELLAQVQEASQVQVAVLGTWCHRQQEPQESLGNFLEGLGAIFSHDPWLQLCRERGTRFWSCQATYPQMSNALDTHTEEQVMLIFYDQRKLLLSWLHPPPVLPDCQMGDTAASTGGLADIFDTVARSEVLFRSDQFDERPVRLSHWQSEGVEASILVELAKRASGPVCLLLASLLSLMSAASACRLWKLWPLSFIRSKLSTCEQLRHRLKHLSFIFSTEKAQSPMQLMRKANMLASVLLDVALGLLLLSWLHSNNRIGQLANALVPVADRVAEELQHLLQWLMGAPAGLKMNRALDQVLGRFFLYHIHLWISYIHLMSPFIEHILWHVGLSACLGLTVALSIFSDIIALLTFHIYCFYVYGARLYCLKIYGLSSLWRLFRGKKWNVLRQRVDSCSYDLDQLFIGTLLFTILVFLLPTTALYYLVFTLLRLLVITVQGLIHLLVDLINSLPLYSLGLRLCRPYRLAAGVKFRVLEKEAGRPLRLLMQINPLSYNHVMHAYRLPSCGCHPKHSWGTLCRKLFFGELIYPWRQREDKQD; encoded by the exons ATGGTGCTCAAGGTCTTCTTCCCCACATGCTGTGCCTCGGCAGACAGTGGCCTGTTAGTGGGACGGTGGGTCCCAGGACAGAGCAGTGCTGTGATCCTGGCTGTGGTACACTTTCCCTTCATCCCCATCCAAGTCAAGGAGCTCCTGGCCCAGGTGCAGGAGGCCAGCCAAGTACAAGTGGCTGTGCTAGGCACCTGGTGCCACCGTCAGCAAGAACCACAGGAGAGTCTGGGGAACTTCCTGGAGGGTCTGGGTGCCATCTTCTCCCATGATCCCTGGTTGCAGCTTTGCCGGGAGAGGGGTACCAGATTCTGGAGCTGCCAGGCCACTTACCCTCAGATGTCTAACGCTCTggacacacacactgaagagcaGGTCATGCTCATTTTCTATGATCAGCGCAAGCTGCTGCTCTCCTGGCTGCATCCACCTCCCGTCCTGCCCGACTGCCAGATGGGAGACACTGCAGCCAGCACCGGAGGCCTAGCTGACATCTTTGACACAGTGGCACGCAGCGAGGTCCTCTTCCGAAGTGACCAATTTGATGAGAGACCCGTACGCCTGAGCCACTGGCAATCAGAGGGAGTGGAGGCCAGTATACTTGTGGAATTGGCAAAGCGGGCCTCTgggcctgtctgcctgctgctggcttctctgtTGTCCCTGATGTCAGCAGCTAGTGCTTGCCG GCTCTGGAAGCTGTGGCCCCTTTCCTTCATCAGAAGCAAGCTCTCCACTTGTGAGCAGCTCCGTCACCGGCTGAAGCACCTCTCCTTCATCTTCAGTACCGAGAAAGCCCAGAGTCCCATGCAGCTGATGAG GAAGGCCAACATGCTGGCTTCTGTGCTACTGGATGTGGCCCTTGGCTTGCTGCTGCTCTCTTGGCTCCACAGCAATAACCGAATTGGACAGCTGGCCAATGCCCTGGTCCCTGTGGCTGAT CGCGTGGCTGAGGAGCTCCAGCATCTGTTGCAGTGGCTGATGGGTGCTCCTGCTGGGCTCAAGATGAATCGGGCACTGGATCAGGTGCTAGGCCGCTTTTTCCTGTACCACATCCATCTGTGGATAA GCTATATCCACCTTATGTCCCCCTTTATTGAGCACATCCTGTGGCATGTGGGACTCTCAGCCTGCCTTGGACTGACTGTTGCTCTGTCCATCTTTTCGGATATCATCGCCCTTCTCACCTTCCACATCTATTGCTTCTATGTCTACGGTGCcag GCTGTACTGCCTGAAGATCTatggcctttcctctctctggcgTCTGTTCCGGGGGAAGAAGTGGAATGTTCTGCGCCAGCGAGTGGATTCTTGTTCCTATGACCTTGACCAG CTCTTCATTGGGACCTTGCTCTTCACCATCCTGGTCTTCTTGCTACCTACCACCGCTCTGTACTACCTGGTATTCACCCTG CTCCGGCTCCTGGTGATCACTGTGCAGGGCTTAATCCATCTACTTGTAGACCTCATCAATTCCCTGCCACTATACTCCCTTGGCCTTCGACTCTGCCGACCCTACAGGCTGGCAG CTGGTGTGAAGTTCAGAGTTCTGgaaaaggaggcaggcaggccccTCCGCCTCCTGATGCAG ATAAACCCCCTGTCCTATAACCATGTGATGCACGCCTACCGTCTACCTAGCTGTGGCTGCCACCCCAAGCACTCCTGGGGTACCCTGTGCCGAAAGCTGTTCTTCGGAGAGCTCATCTAcccctggaggcagagagaggacaaACAGGACTGA
- the Pigq gene encoding phosphatidylinositol N-acetylglucosaminyltransferase subunit Q isoform X2, with the protein MVLKVFFPTCCASADSGLLVGRWVPGQSSAVILAVVHFPFIPIQVKELLAQVQEASQVQVAVLGTWCHRQQEPQESLGNFLEGLGAIFSHDPWLQLCRERGTRFWSCQATYPQMSNALDTHTEEQVMLIFYDQRKLLLSWLHPPPVLPDCQMGDTAASTGGLADIFDTVARSEVLFRSDQFDERPVRLSHWQSEGVEASILVELAKRASGPVCLLLASLLSLMSAASACRLWKLWPLSFIRSKLSTCEQLRHRLKHLSFIFSTEKAQSPMQLMRKANMLASVLLDVALGLLLLSWLHSNNRIGQLANALVPVADLFIGTLLFTILVFLLPTTALYYLVFTLLRLLVITVQGLIHLLVDLINSLPLYSLGLRLCRPYRLAAGVKFRVLEKEAGRPLRLLMQINPLSYNHVMHAYRLPSCGCHPKHSWGTLCRKLFFGELIYPWRQREDKQD; encoded by the exons ATGGTGCTCAAGGTCTTCTTCCCCACATGCTGTGCCTCGGCAGACAGTGGCCTGTTAGTGGGACGGTGGGTCCCAGGACAGAGCAGTGCTGTGATCCTGGCTGTGGTACACTTTCCCTTCATCCCCATCCAAGTCAAGGAGCTCCTGGCCCAGGTGCAGGAGGCCAGCCAAGTACAAGTGGCTGTGCTAGGCACCTGGTGCCACCGTCAGCAAGAACCACAGGAGAGTCTGGGGAACTTCCTGGAGGGTCTGGGTGCCATCTTCTCCCATGATCCCTGGTTGCAGCTTTGCCGGGAGAGGGGTACCAGATTCTGGAGCTGCCAGGCCACTTACCCTCAGATGTCTAACGCTCTggacacacacactgaagagcaGGTCATGCTCATTTTCTATGATCAGCGCAAGCTGCTGCTCTCCTGGCTGCATCCACCTCCCGTCCTGCCCGACTGCCAGATGGGAGACACTGCAGCCAGCACCGGAGGCCTAGCTGACATCTTTGACACAGTGGCACGCAGCGAGGTCCTCTTCCGAAGTGACCAATTTGATGAGAGACCCGTACGCCTGAGCCACTGGCAATCAGAGGGAGTGGAGGCCAGTATACTTGTGGAATTGGCAAAGCGGGCCTCTgggcctgtctgcctgctgctggcttctctgtTGTCCCTGATGTCAGCAGCTAGTGCTTGCCG GCTCTGGAAGCTGTGGCCCCTTTCCTTCATCAGAAGCAAGCTCTCCACTTGTGAGCAGCTCCGTCACCGGCTGAAGCACCTCTCCTTCATCTTCAGTACCGAGAAAGCCCAGAGTCCCATGCAGCTGATGAG GAAGGCCAACATGCTGGCTTCTGTGCTACTGGATGTGGCCCTTGGCTTGCTGCTGCTCTCTTGGCTCCACAGCAATAACCGAATTGGACAGCTGGCCAATGCCCTGGTCCCTGTGGCTGAT CTCTTCATTGGGACCTTGCTCTTCACCATCCTGGTCTTCTTGCTACCTACCACCGCTCTGTACTACCTGGTATTCACCCTG CTCCGGCTCCTGGTGATCACTGTGCAGGGCTTAATCCATCTACTTGTAGACCTCATCAATTCCCTGCCACTATACTCCCTTGGCCTTCGACTCTGCCGACCCTACAGGCTGGCAG CTGGTGTGAAGTTCAGAGTTCTGgaaaaggaggcaggcaggccccTCCGCCTCCTGATGCAG ATAAACCCCCTGTCCTATAACCATGTGATGCACGCCTACCGTCTACCTAGCTGTGGCTGCCACCCCAAGCACTCCTGGGGTACCCTGTGCCGAAAGCTGTTCTTCGGAGAGCTCATCTAcccctggaggcagagagaggacaaACAGGACTGA
- the Nhlrc4 gene encoding NHL-repeat-containing protein 4 produces MLGPTWEPLVSTSTLGLEGPCWVGPGPDGGFAVSEESGDVQLFGSAHQPLGSLGTLTGHTFGHPAGVCSDAEGSIIVADEQRHQATVFPRVGPPIFLQLEGLKRPVGMACAPQGQLVVADAGDNCIKVYQYLGEMACR; encoded by the coding sequence ATGTTAGGACCAACCTGGGAGCCCCTTGTTTCAACCTCCACGCTAGGTCTGGAGGGCCCTTGTTGGGTAGGTCCAGGGCCTGATGGGGGCTTTGCTGTGAGTGAAGAGTCTGGGGATGTACAACTGTTTGGCAGTGCCCACCAGCCTCTGGGCTCCCTAGGAACCCTGACTGGGCATACCTTTGGCCACCCAGCGGGTGTGTGCTCTGATGCAGAGGGTAGCATTATTGTGGCTGATGAGCAGAGGCACCAAGCGACTGTGTTTCCCCGGGTTGGGCCACCCATCTTTTTGCAGTTGGAGGGACTAAAGAGGCCCGTGGGTATGGCCTGTGCCCCCCAGGGCCAACTAGTGGTGGCAGATGCAGGGGACAACTGCATCAAGGTGTACCAGTATCTAGGGGAGATGGCCTGCCGGTAG
- the Prr35 gene encoding proline-rich protein 35 has product MSREAGSCRVGTGTRARSRKPKKPHYIPRPWGKPYNYKCFQCPFTCLEKSHLYNHMKYSLCKDSLSLLLDSPDWACRRAAPSPRPRVPTPNCSTDFSDPSSKPTEPDINITDSFSQRRCGRGPKPGPEESTGPLPPLARPIRKGPGTSGLLAESWKPGLSGGMLSGALGTIASTTGSESSVPCYPPPAQGEFPEAQSLHLSLLGVNYPLGPGLFSYLGPSLAAAAAHMPFLASASPLLPPTAFPAPQTPERPGLAPRLYYPLLLEHGLGQSSGRAAPAKSSVPLKGPPGALSAPGLLKVPVPGPGGPWPHGTSRDPGHDGGLGRVTQSNPQKRLPTGNVPGLPKAPLNLAKFGCQSSLPAGSSLILWPEDKEPGDPEASGPEVHLLQHPQGQGLGSTVPVGEDLTQAFGDYARVEQCLGQLAPAGGLAPRPLREQLGKIRRELFTIHQALARAARPLDTPLDLSVKRVPTKGTEAPAESWELRDPGPALARGTSEPSSILGPVLEPFSSRTTKCEADSSVPPPILPLQAPEDPVIPGGAWGNRLGAGSSQTPKDTPSLPILPSADVCSQPP; this is encoded by the exons ATGTCTCGAGAGGCAGGTTCATGCCGGGTGGGCACGGGGACGAGGGCACGGTCCCGGAAGCCCAAGAAGCCGCATTATATCCCACGGCCCTGGGGCAAACCCTACAACTACAAGTGCTTCCAGTGCCCCTTCACCTGCCTGGAGAAGTCACATCTTTATAACCACATGAAGTACAGCCTCTGCAAAgattccctctctctactgttagACTCCCCTGACTGGGCATGCCGCCGCGCAGCCCCCTCACCCAGGCCTCGGGTGCCCACCCCCAACTGCTCCACAGACTTCTCAGATCCTAGTAGCAAGCCAACCGAGCCAGATATCAATATCACTGACAGCTTCTCCCAGCGTCGTTGTGGCAGGGGCCCCAAACCTGGACCAGAGGAGTCGACAGGGCCACTGCCCCCACTGGCTAGACCCATCCGGAAGGGTCCAGGCACCAGTGGCCTTTTGGCAGAGTCTTGGAAGCCAGGACTGAGTGGTGGCATGCTGAGTGGGGCTTTAGGGACTATAGCTTCAACCACAGGCTCTGAGAGTAGTGTCCCCTGCTAcccaccacctgcccagggtgagTTCCCTGAAGCCCAGAGCCTCCATTTATCATTGCTGGGTGTCAACTACCCTCTTGGCCCAGGCCTCTTCTCCTATCTGGGGCCCTCACTGGCTGCTGCAGCAGCCCACATGCCCTTCTTGGCCTCAGCAAGCCCTTTGCTGCCCCCCACAGCCTTCCCAGCCCCACAGACACCCGAGCGTCCAGGCCTGGCCCCCCGCCTGTACTACCCGCTACTACTAGAGCATGGCCTAGGACAATCATCAGGCAGGGCTGCCCCTGCCAAGTCCTCTGTGCCCCTCAAGGGGCCTCCTGGGGCTCTGTCTGCTCCTGGGTTGCTGAAGGTGCCTGTGCCAGGGCCGGGGGGACCCTGGCCCCATGGCACTTCCAGAGACCCAGGGCATGACGGCGGGCTGGGGAGAGTGACTCAGAGCAACCCGCAGAAGAGGCTGCCCACGGGCAACGTGCCTGGGCTCCCAAAGGCCCCCTTGAACCTGGCAAAATTTGGCTGTCAGAGCAG CCTGCCGGCAGGCTCCTCCCTCATACTCTGGCCTGAGGACAAGGAGCCAGGTGACCCTGAGGCCTCGGGTCCTGAGGTCCACCTTCTGCAGCATCCACAAGGCCAAGGGCTAGGAAGTACAGTCCCAGTGGGAGAGGACCTGACCCAGGCCTTTGGTGACTACGCCAGGGTGGAGCAGTGCTTGGGGCAGCTGGCACCAGCTGGGGGTCTAGCCCCCAGACCTCTTCGGGAACAGCTTGGCAAGATTCGCCGAGAGCTGTTCACTATCCATCAGGCGCTGGCCCGGGCAGCTCGTCCACTGGACACACCCTTGGACCTCTCGGTGAAGCGTGTGCCTACCAAGGGAACTGAGGCACCTGCAGAATCCTGGGAGCTGCGTGACCCAGGCCCTGCGCTGGCAAGGGGGACCTCAGAGCCCTCCAGCATATTGGGTCCTGTACTTGAGCCTTTCTCGAGCCGCACCACCAAGTGTGAGGCTGACTCCAGTGTCCCTCCTCCTATCCTCCCCCTCCAGGCCCCCGAGGACCCTGTAATTCCTGGTGGTGCCTGGGGTAATCGGCTTGGAGCTGGCAGCTCCCAGACCCCTAAAGACACCCCGAGCTTGCcgatcctcccaagtgctgacgtCTGTTCACAGCCACCGTAG